A genomic stretch from Streptomyces venezuelae ATCC 10712 includes:
- the lipA gene encoding lipoyl synthase, which yields MSAVAPDGRKMLRLEVRNAQTPIERKPEWIKTRAKMGPEYTKMQSLVKSEGLHTVCQEAGCPNIFECWEDREATFLIGGDQCTRRCDFCQIDTGKPEALDRDEPRRVGESVVTMDLNYATITGVARDDLEDGGAWLYAETVRQIHQQTADRADGRTKVELLAPDFNAVPELLAEVFASRPEVFAHNVETVPRIFKRIRPGFRYERSLDVITQARDYGLVTKSNLILGMGETREEISEALQQLHDAGCELITITQYLRPSVRHHPVERWVKPQEFVELKEEADEIGFSGVMSGPLVRSSYRAGRLYQQAMEKRAATQTV from the coding sequence GTGTCCGCAGTCGCACCCGACGGACGCAAGATGCTGCGCCTGGAGGTCCGGAACGCCCAGACCCCCATCGAGCGCAAGCCCGAGTGGATCAAGACCCGCGCGAAGATGGGGCCCGAGTACACGAAGATGCAGAGCCTCGTGAAGAGCGAGGGCCTGCACACGGTCTGCCAGGAGGCGGGCTGTCCCAACATCTTCGAGTGCTGGGAGGACCGCGAGGCGACCTTCCTCATCGGCGGTGACCAGTGCACCCGGCGCTGCGACTTCTGCCAGATCGACACGGGCAAGCCCGAGGCGCTGGACCGGGACGAGCCGCGCCGGGTCGGCGAGTCGGTCGTCACGATGGACCTGAACTACGCCACCATCACCGGCGTCGCGCGCGACGACCTGGAGGACGGCGGCGCCTGGCTGTACGCGGAGACCGTGCGCCAGATCCACCAGCAGACGGCGGACCGCGCCGACGGCCGGACGAAGGTCGAGCTGCTGGCCCCCGACTTCAACGCGGTGCCGGAGCTCCTCGCGGAGGTCTTCGCCTCCCGCCCCGAGGTCTTCGCGCACAACGTCGAGACGGTGCCGCGGATCTTCAAGCGGATCCGCCCGGGCTTCCGTTACGAGCGCTCCCTCGACGTCATCACCCAGGCGCGGGACTACGGTCTGGTCACGAAGTCGAACCTGATCCTCGGCATGGGCGAGACCCGTGAGGAGATCAGCGAGGCGCTCCAGCAGCTGCACGACGCGGGCTGCGAGCTGATCACGATCACCCAGTACCTGCGTCCTTCCGTCCGGCACCACCCCGTGGAGCGCTGGGTGAAGCCGCAGGAGTTCGTGGAGCTGAAGGAGGAGGCCGACGAGATCGGCTTCTCCGGTGTGATGTCGGGCCCGCTGGTCCGCTCTTCCTACCGGGCCGGCCGCCTGTACCAGCAGGCGATGGAGAAGCGCGCGGCCACGCAGACCGTGTGA
- a CDS encoding DUF4191 domain-containing protein, whose product MARKANTGSADAATPGRLKQIALTYKMTRKADPKVGLVVAGVGIVVLGVLLAIGFLIGHPVYLGILGFVLALLAAAIVFGRRAERAAFGQMEGQPGAAAAVLDNVGRGWTTTPAVAMNRNQDVVHRAVGRAGIVLVAEGNPNRVKTLLAAEKKRMNRVVVDVPVTDIIVGDGEGQVPLKKVRTTMLKLPRVLSGPQVTAANDRLRAMGDLMSNMPLPKGPMPKGMRMPRGGKMR is encoded by the coding sequence ATGGCGAGGAAGGCAAACACGGGCAGCGCTGACGCTGCGACCCCCGGGCGACTCAAGCAGATCGCCCTCACGTACAAGATGACCCGAAAGGCCGACCCGAAGGTCGGGCTTGTCGTCGCAGGCGTGGGCATCGTCGTACTCGGTGTCCTCCTCGCGATCGGCTTCCTGATCGGTCACCCGGTCTACCTGGGCATCCTGGGCTTCGTCCTGGCGCTCCTGGCGGCGGCCATCGTGTTCGGACGGCGTGCCGAGCGCGCGGCCTTCGGGCAGATGGAGGGACAGCCCGGCGCGGCGGCGGCGGTGCTGGACAACGTCGGCCGAGGCTGGACGACGACCCCCGCGGTCGCGATGAACCGCAACCAGGACGTCGTGCACCGCGCGGTCGGCCGCGCGGGCATCGTGCTGGTGGCCGAGGGCAACCCGAACCGGGTGAAGACCCTGCTGGCGGCCGAGAAGAAGCGGATGAACCGCGTCGTGGTGGACGTCCCGGTGACCGACATCATCGTCGGCGACGGCGAGGGCCAGGTGCCGCTCAAGAAGGTCCGTACGACCATGCTCAAGCTGCCTCGGGTGCTCTCCGGCCCGCAGGTGACGGCGGCCAACGACCGGCTGCGGGCGATGGGCGACCTGATGAGCAACATGCCGCTGCCGAAGGGTCCGATGCCGAAGGGCATGCGGATGCCGCGGGGCGGGAAGATGCGCTGA
- a CDS encoding RDD family protein — protein MDNRQALGSWLSGPRAAAEDAGVDFGYRGRQLGLPEEGPGSIARPGRRLGALAVDWALCTLIAYGLLTDGYNQATGNWALGLLLVLSVLTVGTVGSTPGKRLFGLRVVSVNGGRLGLPRVVIRSLLVCLAIPALIWDRDGRGLHDRLSGAVQVRI, from the coding sequence GTGGACAACAGGCAAGCACTCGGATCTTGGCTCTCCGGCCCCCGCGCGGCGGCCGAGGACGCAGGCGTCGACTTCGGTTACCGCGGCCGGCAGCTGGGGCTGCCCGAGGAGGGCCCCGGTTCGATCGCCCGCCCCGGCAGGCGCCTCGGCGCCCTCGCCGTCGACTGGGCCCTCTGCACGCTGATCGCATACGGCCTGCTCACCGACGGCTACAACCAGGCCACCGGCAACTGGGCCCTCGGCCTGCTGCTCGTCCTGAGCGTGCTGACCGTCGGCACCGTCGGCTCGACCCCCGGCAAGCGCCTCTTCGGCCTCCGGGTCGTCTCCGTGAACGGCGGCCGGCTCGGCCTGCCCCGCGTGGTCATCCGCTCCCTGCTCGTCTGCCTGGCGATCCCGGCCCTCATCTGGGACCGCGACGGCCGCGGCCTCCACGACCGCCTCTCGGGCGCCGTCCAGGTCCGCATCTGA
- the glnA gene encoding type I glutamate--ammonia ligase — protein MSETHGFQNADEVKKFIQDNDVKMVDVRFCDLPGVMQHFTIPATAFDPSEELAFDGSSIRGFQAIHESDMALRADLSTARVDPFRRDKTLNINFFIHDPITGEQYSRDPRNIAKKAEAYLASTGIADTAYFGPEAEFYVFDSVRFETSANQGFYHIDSEAGAWNTGAEENNRGYKVRYKGGYFPAPPVDHFADLRSEISLELENVGLQVERQHHEVGTAGQAEINYKFNTLLAAADDLMLFKYIVKNVAWRNGKTATFMPKPIFGDNGSGMHVHQSLWSNGDPLFYDETGYAGLSDTARYYIGGILKHAPSLLAFTNPTVNSYHRLVPGFEAPVNMVYSQRNRSAAMRIPITGSNPKAKRVEFRAPDPSSNPYLAFSALLLAGLDGIKNKIEPAEPIDKDLYELAPEEHANVQQVPTNLEAVLNALEADNEYLQAGGVFTSDLIETWIDYKRTHEIAPIQLRPHPHEFELYFDL, from the coding sequence ATGTCCGAGACGCACGGGTTCCAGAACGCCGACGAGGTCAAGAAGTTCATCCAGGACAACGACGTCAAGATGGTCGACGTCCGCTTCTGCGACCTCCCGGGCGTGATGCAGCACTTCACGATCCCGGCGACGGCGTTCGACCCGTCGGAGGAGCTCGCCTTCGACGGTTCGTCGATCCGCGGCTTCCAGGCGATCCACGAGTCCGACATGGCGCTCCGCGCCGACCTGTCGACGGCCCGCGTGGACCCCTTCCGCCGCGACAAGACGCTGAACATCAACTTCTTCATCCACGACCCGATCACGGGCGAGCAGTACAGCCGTGACCCGCGGAACATCGCGAAGAAGGCCGAGGCGTACCTCGCCTCCACCGGCATCGCCGACACCGCGTACTTCGGCCCCGAGGCCGAGTTCTACGTCTTCGACTCGGTGCGCTTCGAGACCTCGGCGAACCAGGGCTTCTACCACATCGACTCCGAGGCCGGCGCCTGGAACACCGGTGCGGAGGAGAACAACCGCGGCTACAAGGTCCGCTACAAGGGCGGCTACTTCCCGGCCCCGCCGGTCGACCACTTCGCCGACCTGCGCTCGGAGATCTCCCTCGAGCTGGAGAACGTCGGCCTGCAGGTCGAGCGCCAGCACCACGAGGTCGGCACCGCCGGCCAGGCCGAGATCAACTACAAGTTCAACACGCTGCTCGCCGCCGCCGACGACCTGATGCTCTTCAAGTACATCGTGAAGAACGTCGCCTGGCGCAACGGCAAGACCGCGACCTTCATGCCGAAGCCGATCTTCGGCGACAACGGCTCGGGCATGCACGTCCACCAGTCGCTCTGGTCGAACGGCGACCCGCTGTTCTACGACGAGACGGGCTACGCGGGCCTCTCGGACACCGCCCGCTACTACATCGGCGGCATCCTCAAGCACGCCCCGTCGCTGCTCGCCTTCACCAACCCGACGGTGAACTCGTACCACCGCCTGGTCCCGGGCTTCGAGGCCCCGGTCAACATGGTGTACTCGCAGCGCAACCGCTCCGCCGCCATGCGCATCCCGATCACGGGCTCGAACCCGAAGGCCAAGCGCGTCGAGTTCCGCGCGCCGGACCCGTCCTCGAACCCGTACCTCGCCTTCTCGGCGCTGCTCCTCGCGGGCCTCGACGGCATCAAGAACAAGATCGAGCCGGCGGAGCCGATCGACAAGGACCTGTACGAGCTCGCTCCCGAGGAGCACGCGAACGTCCAGCAGGTCCCGACCAACCTGGAGGCCGTCCTCAACGCCCTCGAGGCGGACAACGAGTACCTCCAGGCCGGCGGTGTCTTCACCTCCGACCTGATCGAGACCTGGATCGACTACAAGCGCACCCACGAGATCGCCCCGATCCAGCTCCGCCCGCACCCGCACGAGTTCGAGCTGTACTTCGACCTCTAA
- a CDS encoding tRNA-dependent cyclodipeptide synthase: MTQAAFAPAETLRLQPYTDHCRVIADEGAHVVIGVSPGNSYFTAQRLRELTRWGMDHFDQVDLVYTDLHVSDMYEALGYGADEARRKAVKNLRGVRAKVAAAVAEADPTGVRVRGRGMSEFGDVPAYRALHRTVLDAVAADPLVRETCDALTGIFLAGKLAPGQRTDERQREVCRAYICAEVPLFLDTPAILGVPSSLNCYHQALPLADLLYGRGPGLRASRNQGHGILTPTDTPDRGAAR; the protein is encoded by the coding sequence GTGACTCAGGCGGCTTTCGCCCCTGCAGAGACGCTCCGACTCCAGCCGTACACCGATCACTGCCGCGTCATCGCCGACGAGGGCGCGCACGTGGTCATCGGCGTCTCCCCGGGAAACAGTTATTTCACCGCCCAGCGGCTGCGCGAGCTGACGCGCTGGGGCATGGACCACTTCGACCAGGTCGATCTCGTCTACACCGATCTGCACGTCTCCGACATGTACGAGGCGCTGGGGTACGGGGCCGACGAGGCGCGACGGAAAGCCGTGAAGAACCTGCGGGGGGTGCGGGCGAAGGTCGCGGCCGCCGTGGCCGAGGCCGATCCCACGGGGGTACGGGTACGGGGCCGCGGGATGTCGGAGTTCGGCGACGTCCCGGCCTACCGCGCGCTGCACCGCACGGTGCTCGACGCGGTGGCGGCGGACCCCTTGGTGCGCGAGACCTGTGACGCGCTGACCGGGATCTTCCTGGCCGGGAAGCTGGCGCCGGGGCAGCGGACCGACGAGCGGCAGCGGGAGGTGTGCCGGGCGTACATCTGCGCCGAGGTGCCGCTGTTCCTGGACACCCCCGCGATCCTCGGGGTCCCGTCCTCGCTCAACTGCTACCACCAGGCACTGCCGCTGGCCGATCTGCTGTACGGCCGCGGGCCCGGGCTCCGGGCCTCGCGCAACCAGGGCCACGGAATCCTCACCCCCACCGACACCCCCGACCGAGGAGCCGCGCGATGA
- a CDS encoding cytochrome P450, translating to MSVAVETLPAFPFDWDGTRLPAEVEALRAEPVRRVRTIAGAEAWLVSSYELCRQVLEDPRFSLKDTSAPGAPRQYALTIPPHVVNNMGNITGAGLRKAVMKAINPKAPGLEEWLRARAGALVDALVAEGAPGELRGAYADPYSSGLHCRMLGIPEEDGPRLLRSLDVAFMNAPSEIEAARLHWDRDIAYMTERLDDPATGGLMAELAALREDPEYAHLTDEMLATVGVTLFGAGVISTAGFLTMALVSVLTRPDVRAALTAGGGHGVAGAMDELLRVNLSIGDGLPRLALEDVRLGDVEVRAGELVLVLVEAANHDPLHFPDPLAFRPDRENAADHLSFGGGRHYCPATALGKRHAEIALETLLDRLPELRLAVPVEQLVWRTNFMKRLPERLPVAW from the coding sequence ATGAGCGTCGCCGTCGAGACCCTGCCGGCCTTCCCCTTCGACTGGGACGGGACCCGGCTGCCCGCCGAGGTCGAGGCGCTCCGCGCCGAACCCGTACGCCGGGTGCGGACGATCGCCGGGGCCGAGGCCTGGCTGGTCTCCTCGTACGAGCTGTGCAGGCAGGTCCTGGAGGACCCGCGGTTCAGCCTGAAGGACACCTCGGCGCCGGGCGCGCCGCGGCAGTACGCGCTGACGATCCCGCCGCACGTGGTGAACAACATGGGCAACATCACCGGGGCCGGGCTGCGCAAGGCCGTGATGAAGGCGATCAACCCGAAGGCGCCCGGCCTGGAGGAGTGGCTGCGGGCGCGGGCCGGGGCCCTGGTGGACGCGCTGGTCGCCGAGGGCGCGCCCGGGGAGCTGCGGGGCGCCTACGCCGACCCGTACTCGTCGGGGCTGCACTGCCGGATGCTGGGCATCCCGGAGGAGGACGGGCCGCGGCTGCTGCGCAGCCTGGACGTGGCCTTCATGAACGCCCCGTCCGAGATCGAGGCGGCCCGGCTCCACTGGGACCGGGACATCGCGTACATGACCGAGCGTCTCGACGATCCGGCGACGGGCGGGCTGATGGCGGAGCTCGCGGCGCTGCGCGAGGATCCCGAGTACGCGCATCTGACGGACGAGATGCTGGCGACGGTGGGCGTGACGCTGTTCGGGGCCGGGGTGATCTCCACCGCCGGGTTCCTGACGATGGCGCTCGTGTCGGTGCTGACCCGGCCGGACGTGCGGGCGGCGCTGACCGCCGGCGGCGGGCACGGGGTCGCCGGGGCGATGGACGAACTGCTGCGGGTGAACCTGTCCATCGGCGACGGGCTGCCCCGGCTCGCCCTGGAGGACGTGCGGCTCGGCGACGTCGAGGTGCGGGCCGGTGAACTGGTCCTGGTGCTGGTGGAGGCCGCGAACCACGATCCGCTGCACTTCCCGGACCCGCTGGCCTTCCGGCCGGACCGGGAGAACGCCGCCGACCACCTCTCCTTCGGCGGCGGTCGGCACTACTGCCCGGCGACGGCGCTGGGCAAGCGGCACGCCGAGATCGCCCTGGAGACGCTCCTCGACCGGCTGCCGGAGCTGCGGCTCGCGGTGCCGGTCGAGCAGCTGGTGTGGCGCACCAACTTCATGAAGCGGCTCCCGGAGCGGCTGCCGGTGGCCTGGTAG
- a CDS encoding arsenate reductase family protein, giving the protein MEIWINPACSKCRSALTLLDAEGADYTVRRYLEDVPSPDEIRQVLDRLGLEPWDITRTQEDAAKELGLKEWARDAESRERWIEALSAHPKLIQRPIITAEDGTAVVGRSEEAVRDALSR; this is encoded by the coding sequence ATGGAGATCTGGATCAATCCCGCCTGTTCCAAGTGTCGCAGCGCCCTCACCCTCCTCGACGCCGAGGGCGCCGACTACACCGTCCGCCGCTACCTGGAGGACGTGCCCTCGCCCGACGAGATCCGGCAGGTGCTCGACCGGCTCGGGCTCGAACCGTGGGACATCACGCGGACGCAGGAAGACGCCGCCAAGGAGCTCGGGCTGAAGGAGTGGGCCCGGGACGCCGAGAGCCGGGAGCGGTGGATCGAGGCCCTCTCCGCGCACCCCAAGCTGATCCAGCGGCCGATCATCACCGCCGAGGACGGCACCGCCGTCGTCGGCCGGTCCGAGGAGGCCGTGCGGGACGCCCTGTCCCGTTAG
- a CDS encoding alpha/beta fold hydrolase, whose translation MPPAADSAHDSASDSAAPAPAPASAPASASAFDSAYDELLAAWPRSTTVAELPTPYGATHLLRHGPEDGPPVLLLPGGGSTAASWRTTAEALGATHRVYAVDLVGGPGRSRPDGRPIRTAADLTAWLDAVLDGLGLSSAAFCGHSYGGWIALRYALAAPDRTDRLALLDPTGCFAGFRPGYLLRALPTLLRPTAARTAAFLAWESGGAEHDPLVRRLDALAAERPSRRPVTGPRPTPAELAALRPPALVLLAEGSRAHDAREVAQRAKALGLRTDTVPGATHHTLPATLPPRALEVLTAFLTP comes from the coding sequence ATGCCCCCGGCCGCCGACTCCGCCCACGACTCCGCTTCCGACTCCGCCGCCCCCGCTCCCGCTCCCGCTTCCGCCCCCGCCTCCGCCTCCGCCTTCGACTCCGCGTACGACGAACTCCTCGCGGCCTGGCCCCGCTCCACCACCGTCGCGGAACTCCCCACCCCGTACGGCGCCACGCACCTCCTGCGGCACGGCCCCGAGGACGGCCCGCCGGTCCTCCTCCTGCCGGGCGGCGGATCGACCGCCGCCTCCTGGCGCACCACGGCCGAGGCGCTCGGCGCCACGCACCGGGTGTACGCCGTCGACCTCGTCGGCGGGCCGGGCCGCAGCCGGCCGGACGGCCGCCCCATCCGTACCGCCGCCGACCTCACGGCCTGGCTGGACGCCGTGCTCGACGGCCTCGGACTCTCCTCGGCGGCCTTCTGCGGCCACTCGTACGGCGGCTGGATCGCGCTCCGGTACGCCCTGGCGGCCCCGGACCGCACCGACCGCCTGGCCCTCCTCGACCCGACGGGCTGCTTCGCCGGCTTCCGCCCCGGCTACCTGCTGCGGGCCCTGCCGACACTGCTCCGCCCCACGGCCGCGCGCACGGCGGCGTTCCTGGCGTGGGAGTCGGGCGGCGCGGAACACGACCCGCTGGTACGGCGCCTCGACGCCCTGGCCGCCGAACGCCCGAGCCGCCGCCCGGTCACCGGTCCCCGCCCGACCCCCGCCGAACTCGCGGCCCTGCGCCCGCCGGCCCTCGTCCTCCTCGCGGAGGGCAGCCGGGCGCACGACGCACGCGAGGTGGCGCAGCGGGCGAAGGCCCTCGGCCTGCGGACGGACACCGTCCCGGGGGCCACCCACCACACCCTTCCGGCGACCCTGCCGCCGAGGGCTCTGGAGGTCCTGACGGCGTTTCTGACGCCCTAA
- a CDS encoding MarR family transcriptional regulator codes for MAESPELTIFHLLREVTVEYGLRQGEFAARNGMHPTDVRALISLLDAERAGTDTTAGRLGERLGLNSAGTTAVVDRLAHLGLVARVRDTRDRRRVLLVVEERAKELGRAHFGPLIDGATALLGTFEEHEKEAVRRFLSGVRDLLGDTGEER; via the coding sequence GTGGCCGAGTCACCCGAGCTGACCATCTTTCATCTGCTGCGCGAGGTCACCGTCGAATACGGCCTCCGGCAGGGCGAGTTCGCCGCACGCAACGGCATGCACCCCACCGACGTCCGCGCCCTGATCAGCCTCCTCGACGCCGAGCGGGCCGGCACCGACACGACCGCCGGGCGCCTCGGCGAGCGGCTCGGACTCAACTCGGCCGGCACGACCGCCGTCGTCGACCGGCTCGCCCACCTCGGCCTCGTCGCCCGCGTCCGCGACACCCGGGACCGGCGGCGCGTGCTCCTCGTGGTGGAGGAACGGGCCAAGGAGCTCGGCCGGGCGCACTTCGGGCCGCTCATCGACGGAGCCACGGCCCTGCTCGGCACCTTCGAGGAGCACGAGAAGGAAGCCGTACGACGGTTCCTGAGCGGCGTACGGGACCTCCTCGGCGACACCGGGGAGGAGCGGTGA
- a CDS encoding PLP-dependent aminotransferase family protein: MSGTDAQGPGADLHLDLAAAGGRRAALVEALRAAVRDGRLAPGTRLPPYRSLAADLVIARNTVADAYAELVAEGWLTSRQGSGTRVADRVAAPAPGPPRPPAPAPLPYDLVQGKPDPAAFPRAAWLASSRRALTAAPHEAFGIGDPRGRVELRLALTEYLGRVRGVRTTPDRIVICSGAAHALRLLARVLGGPAGTWAVEAYGLPFHRGLLAEAGVRTVPVDVDGDGARVADIPRPARTVLLTPAHQFPTGGPLHPERRAGVLEWARASGGLVVEDDYDGEFRYDRRPVGVVQGLDPERTVLVGSASKALSPALRIGWMCLPAALVDEVVAAKGLREPYASATEQLTLADFLVSGAYDRHVRRMRQRYRGRRDRLTALLAERVPQARVTGIAAGLHAVVELPPGTERPALAAAVRHGVAVEGLASYRHPEARGPARPDGLVVGYATPPERLYGAALDALCAALSEALADAPS; encoded by the coding sequence GTGAGCGGAACCGACGCCCAGGGCCCCGGGGCCGACCTGCACCTGGACCTCGCCGCCGCCGGCGGCCGCCGGGCCGCGCTCGTCGAGGCCCTGCGCGCGGCCGTGCGCGACGGCCGGCTCGCCCCCGGGACCCGGCTGCCGCCCTACCGGTCGCTCGCCGCCGACCTCGTCATCGCCCGCAACACCGTCGCCGACGCCTACGCCGAACTCGTCGCCGAGGGGTGGCTCACCTCCCGCCAGGGCTCCGGGACCCGGGTCGCCGACCGGGTCGCCGCGCCCGCCCCCGGGCCGCCGCGGCCGCCCGCGCCCGCCCCGCTCCCGTACGACCTCGTCCAGGGCAAGCCCGACCCCGCCGCCTTCCCGCGCGCCGCCTGGCTCGCCTCGTCCCGGCGCGCGCTCACCGCCGCCCCGCACGAGGCCTTCGGGATCGGCGACCCGCGGGGCCGGGTCGAACTCCGGCTGGCGCTCACCGAGTACCTCGGGCGCGTCCGGGGCGTCCGCACCACCCCGGACCGCATCGTGATCTGCTCGGGCGCCGCGCACGCCCTGCGGCTCCTCGCGCGGGTCCTCGGCGGCCCGGCGGGCACCTGGGCCGTCGAGGCGTACGGACTGCCCTTCCATCGCGGACTCCTCGCCGAGGCCGGGGTGCGCACGGTGCCGGTCGACGTCGACGGGGACGGGGCGCGCGTCGCCGACATCCCCCGCCCCGCGCGGACCGTGCTCCTCACCCCCGCCCACCAGTTCCCCACCGGCGGGCCGCTGCACCCCGAGCGCCGGGCCGGTGTCCTGGAGTGGGCGCGGGCCTCCGGCGGACTGGTCGTCGAGGACGACTACGACGGGGAGTTCCGCTACGACCGGCGGCCGGTGGGCGTCGTCCAGGGTCTCGACCCCGAGCGGACCGTCCTCGTCGGCTCCGCCAGCAAGGCCCTCTCCCCCGCCCTGCGGATCGGCTGGATGTGCCTTCCGGCGGCGCTCGTGGACGAGGTGGTCGCCGCGAAGGGCCTCCGGGAGCCGTACGCCTCCGCGACCGAACAGCTCACCCTCGCCGACTTCCTCGTCTCCGGGGCGTACGACCGGCACGTGCGGCGGATGCGGCAGCGGTACCGGGGGCGGCGCGACCGGCTGACGGCCCTGCTCGCCGAGCGCGTGCCGCAGGCGCGCGTGACGGGCATCGCCGCCGGACTGCACGCCGTGGTGGAACTGCCGCCGGGCACGGAGCGGCCGGCCCTCGCCGCGGCGGTCCGGCACGGTGTCGCCGTGGAGGGCCTTGCCTCCTACCGCCATCCCGAGGCCCGGGGCCCGGCCCGTCCCGACGGGCTCGTCGTCGGCTACGCCACCCCGCCGGAGCGGCTGTACGGGGCGGCGCTCGACGCGCTGTGCGCCGCCCTGTCGGAGGCGCTGGCGGACGCGCCGTCCTAG
- a CDS encoding Gfo/Idh/MocA family protein translates to MAKHLGDRPRIGLLGTGPWAGRTHAPALAAHRGIEFSGVWGRRPEAAAALAEASGTRAYEDVDALFAASDAVALALPPDVQAPLAVRAAEAGCHVLLDKPVATTVAGARKVAEAVEAAGVASVVFCTLRFAEPTARWIEEQAAAGGWFLGEAHWLGSLYGTGSSSAYAASPWRREKGGLWDVGPHVLSVLLPVLGDVTEITAARGPADTHHLVLRHASGAGSTATLTLSAPPEAAEAALTLYGTGGKAVLPGWDGAVGAFGAAVDALVGAARSGEPDACDARFGLRLTEILTEAETKAEGATSPEA, encoded by the coding sequence ATGGCGAAGCACCTGGGCGACAGGCCCCGCATCGGACTCCTCGGCACCGGCCCCTGGGCCGGTCGTACGCACGCGCCGGCCCTGGCCGCGCACCGGGGGATCGAGTTCAGCGGGGTGTGGGGCAGACGCCCGGAGGCGGCGGCCGCGCTCGCCGAGGCCTCGGGCACGCGCGCGTACGAGGACGTGGACGCCCTGTTCGCGGCCAGCGACGCCGTGGCCCTCGCGCTCCCGCCGGACGTCCAGGCCCCGCTGGCGGTCCGGGCGGCGGAGGCCGGCTGTCACGTCCTGCTGGACAAGCCGGTCGCCACGACCGTCGCGGGCGCGCGGAAGGTGGCCGAGGCGGTGGAGGCGGCCGGGGTCGCCTCGGTGGTCTTCTGCACGCTGCGCTTCGCGGAGCCGACGGCCCGCTGGATCGAGGAACAGGCGGCGGCCGGCGGCTGGTTCCTCGGCGAGGCGCACTGGCTCGGCTCGCTGTACGGGACGGGTTCGAGCAGCGCGTACGCCGCCTCGCCCTGGCGGCGGGAGAAGGGCGGCCTGTGGGACGTGGGCCCGCACGTCCTGTCGGTCCTGCTGCCGGTCCTCGGCGACGTCACGGAGATCACCGCCGCCCGGGGCCCGGCGGACACCCACCACCTGGTCCTCCGTCACGCCTCGGGCGCGGGCAGCACGGCCACCCTCACCCTGAGCGCCCCGCCGGAGGCGGCGGAGGCGGCCCTCACCCTGTACGGCACCGGGGGCAAGGCCGTACTGCCGGGCTGGGACGGCGCGGTGGGTGCGTTCGGCGCGGCGGTGGACGCCCTGGTCGGCGCGGCCCGCTCCGGCGAGCCCGACGCCTGCGACGCCCGTTTCGGCCTGCGCCTGACGGAGATCCTGACGGAGGCGGAGACGAAGGCGGAAGGCGCCACGAGCCCCGAGGCGTGA